In Columba livia isolate bColLiv1 breed racing homer chromosome 8, bColLiv1.pat.W.v2, whole genome shotgun sequence, a single genomic region encodes these proteins:
- the TPR gene encoding nucleoprotein TPR isoform X5, with the protein MAAVLQQVLERAELAKLPKPVQGKLERFLADQQTEIDGLRARHERFKVDSEQQYFEVEKRLAQSQERLVNETQECQTLREELKKLHEQLKSLNEKNKELEAAQDRNTAIQSQLSREKEELEAEKRDLVRTSERRSQEVEHLNEDVKRLNEKLTEANTEKVKLQLQLDELQTSDVSMKYREKRLEQEKELLQNQNTWLNAELKAKTDELLHTAREKGNEILELKCNLENKKEEVSRMEEQVNSLKQSNENLQKHVEDLLNKLKEAKEQQASMEERFHNELNAHIKLSNLYKSAADDSEAKSNELTGAVEELHKLLKEAGEANKATQEHLAEVEEAKAGMEKELREKISKLEKELENANDLLSATKRKGAILSEEELAAMSPTAAAVAKVVKPGMKLTELYNAYVETQDQLLLEKLENKRINKYLDEIVQEVEAKAPILKRQREEFERSQKAVASLSVKLEQAMKEIQRLQEDADKANKHASLLERENQRLEIQVKDLSQQIRVLLMELEEARGNHVIRDEEVSSADISSSSEVISQHLVSYRNIEELQQQNQRLLVALRELGEAREKEEQETTSSKISELQSQLEEAHNELEKLRESRHHQVQLVESIVRQRDMFRILLAQTTGAIIPLQASGTLPEEISLMSTPKRPSLPQAMSTPAPVSMAESVEAVEAKAALKQLQEVFENYKKEKAENDKLLNEQNEKLQEQVTDLRSQNAKISTQLEFASKRYEMLQDNVEGYRREITSLHERTQKLTATTQKQEQIINTMTQDLRGANEKLAVAEVRAENLKKEKDILKMSDVRLTQQRESLLVEQRGQNLLLTNLRTIQGILERSETETKQRLTNQIEKLEREISQLKKKLENEVEQRHSLTKNQEVHILDLKRQLETETNRHVNTKELLKNAQKETTMLKQQLNNTEAQLASQSSVRAPGKGQPNANEDVDDLVSRLRQADEQVNDLRERLKTSSSNVEQYRAMVLSLEESLNKEKQVTEEVRATVEARLKESSEYQAQLEKKLMESEKEKQELQEEKRKAVENMEQQLSELKKSLSTMQSEVQEALQRASTALNNEQQARRDCQEQAKMASEAQNKYERELMLHAADVEALQAIKEQVAKNAAVRQQLEDAAQKAESELLECKASWEERERMIKDEASKLASRCEDLEKQNRLLHEQLESLSDKMVTSMKEAVPAAVNVSLNEEGKSQEQILEILRFIRREKEIAETRFEVAQVESLRYRQRVEHLERELQELQDSLNAEREKVQVTAKTIAQHEELMKKTETMNVLIETNKMLREEKERLEQELQQIQAKVRKLEADILPLQESNAELSEKSGMLQAEKKLLEEDVKRWKARTQHLLSQQKDTDLEEYRKLLAEREANTKRIQQMSEETGRLKAEIARTNASLTTSQNLVQSLKDEVTKIRTEKDTLQKELDAKVADIQEKVKTITQVKKIGRRYKTQYEELKAQHDKMVAEASTQPLVEQQEQQVSAQEVQELKDALGQAEVKTKALEAQVESLQKTISEKETEVRNLQEQITQLQSELARFHQDLQEKTTQEEQLRQQITEKEEKTRKTLLAAKQKIAQLAGTKEQLTKENEEWKQKSSSLEEQKTELEVRMSALKSQYEGRICRLERELREQQERHHEQRDEPPESTNKVPEQQRQISLKSTPASGERGIASTSDPPTANIKPTPVVSTPSKVTAAAIAGNKSTPRASIRPMVTPATVTNPTTTPTATVMPTTQVETQEAMQSEGPVEHVPVFGSTSGSVRSTSPNVQTSLSQPILTVQQQTQATAFVQPTQQSHPQIEPAAQEPSPAIVEVVQSSQIERPSTSTAVFGTVSATPSSSLSKRPREEEEDNTVENSDQISEETVDVPLPKKLRSVQRVGPEEEVTAEESTDGEVEAQTYNQDSQDSIGEGVTQGEYTPMEDSEETSQSIPIDLGPLQSDQPNNSSSQDGQSKRDDVIVIDSDDEDDDDEENEGEQEDYEDEEEDDEDDDEDTGMGDEGDDSNEGTGSADGNDGYEADDAEGADGTDPGTETEESMGGGESNQRAADSQNSGEGSTSAAESTFPHESPREQQPSSASERQAPRPPQSPRRPPHPLPPRLTIHAPPQELGPPVQRIQMSRRQSVGRGLQLTPGIGGMQQHFFDDEDRTVPSTPTLVVPHRTDGFAEAIHSPQVAGVPRFRFGPPEDMPQTSSSHSDLGQLASQGGLGMYETPLFLAHEEESGGRSVPTTPLQVAAPVTVFTESASADASEHASQSVPMVTTSTGNLSTTTEPGAGDDGDEVFAEAESEGITSEAGLEIDSQQEEESVQASDESDLPSTSQDPPSSSSADTSSNQPKPFRRVRLQPPTLRTGVRGRQFNRQRGVTHAMGGRGGLNRGNIN; encoded by the exons ATGGCGGCCGTGCTGCAGCAGGTCCTGGAGCGGGCCGAGCTCGCCAAGCTGCCCAAGCCGGTGCAGGGCAAGCTGGAGCGCTTCCTGGCCGACCAGCAGACCGAGATCGACGGGCTCCGAGCCAGGCATGAGCGCTTCAAGGTGGACAGCG AACAACAGTACTTCGAAGTAGAAAAGCGTCTGGCTCAAAGTCAGGAGAGACTTGTAAATGAGACACAAGAATGTCAAACTCTCCGCGAGGAGCTTAAAAAACTTC ATGAACAGTTGAAGTCActgaatgagaaaaataaagaacttgAAGCTGCCCAGGACCGTAATACGGCCATCCAG AGCCAGTTAagtagagaaaaagaagaactaGAAGCTGAAAAGAGAGATTTGGTTCGAACAAGCGAAAGGCGATCTCAGGAAGTTGAACATTTAAACG AGGATGTTAAACGCTTAAATGAAAAGCTTACGgaagcaaacacagaaaaggtGAAACTTCAGTTACAGCTGGATGAACTTCAAACATCAGACGTTTCCATGAAG tacCGTGAGAAGAGGTTGGAGCAAGAAAAAGAACttctacagaatcaaaacacgTGGCTGAATGCTGAGTTGAAAGCCAAAACAGATGAACTTCTACACACTGCCAGGGAGAAAGGCAATGAAATCTTAGAGCTTAAATGTAACCTGGAGAACAAGAAGGAGGAG GTTTCCAGAATGGAGGAACAGGTAAACAGCTTGAAACAGTCAAATGAAAATCTTCAGAAGCATGTGGAAGACCTTTTGAATAAACTGAAGGAG GCAAAGGAACAGCAAGCTAGTATGGAGGAAAGATTCCACAATGAACTGAATGCCCACATAAAATTATCCAATTTGTATAAG aGTGCTGCTGATGACTCGGAGGCAAAGAGCAACGAGCTGACGGGAGCAGTGGAGGAGCTGCACAAGCTGCTGAAGGAAGCGGGCGAAG CTAATAAAGCAACCCAGGAGCATTTGGCTGAGGTGGAAGAGGCAAAAGCTGGAATGGAAAAAGAACTGAGAGAGAAGATCAGTAAACtggagaaggagctggagaATGCCAATGATTTACTGTCTGCTACAAAGCGCAAAG GAGCCATCCTGTCCGAGGAGGAGCTGGCAGCCATGTCCCCCACCGCTGCGGCCGTAGCCAAAGTGGTCAAGCCTGGGATGAAACTTACTGAG CTGTACAATGCATATGTAGAAACTCAGGATCAGTTGCTTTTGGAAAAGCTGGAGAATAAGAGAATCAATAAATATTTGGACGAAATAGTGCAGGAAGTAGAAGCCAAAGCACCAATCTTGAAACGTCAGCGTGAAGAATTTGAGCGTTCCCAAAAAGCTGTTGCTAGTCTGTCTGTGAAGCTTGAACAAGCTATGAAG GAGATCCAGCGATTGCAGGAGGATGCCGATAAAGCCAATAAACACGCCTCTCTACTTGAGAGAGAGAACCAGAGACTGGAAATACAAGTGAAAGATCTTTCACAGCAG ATTCGTGTGCTTTTAATGGAACTAGAGGAAGCCAGGGGCAACCATGTGATTCGCGATGAAGAAGTGAGCTCCGCTGACATCAGTAGCTCTTCTGAGGTGATATCTCAACACCTGGTCTCTTACAGAAATATTGAAGAACTTCAGCAGCAGAATCAGCGTCTCTTGGTGGCTCTTCGGGAGCTGGGAGAGGCTAGAGAAAAAGAGGAGCAAGAAACAACATCATCTAA AATTTCGGAGCTTCAGAGTCAACTCGAGGAAGCTCACAACGAGCTGGAAAAGCTGCGTGAGTCGCGTCATCATCAGGTGCAGCTTGTTGAGTCTATAGTTCGTCAGCGTGATATGTTCCGCATATTGTTGGCACAGACCACAGGAGCCATCATCCCTTTGCAAG CTTCAGGTACGTTACCAGAGGAGATTTCTCTTATGTCTACTCCAAAGCGCCCAAGTTTACCTCAAGCCATGTCAACTCCTGCTCCGGTGTCAATGGCTGAGTCAGTGGAGGCTGTGGAGGCTAAGGCTGCGCTTAAGCAG TTGCAGGAAGTGTTTGAGaactataaaaaagaaaaggcggAGAATGACAAGTTGCTGaatgaacaaaatgaaaagcttcaGGAGCAGGTCACAGACTTGAGGTCACAAAATGCAAAGATATCCACGCAGCTGGAGTTTGCCTCCAAACG TTATGAAATGCTGCAGGATAACGTTGAAGGTTACCGGCGAGAAATAACATCTCTGCATGAAAGAACCCAGAAACTCACAGCAACGACTCAGAAGCAAGAGCAGATAATTAACACTATGACTCAAGACCTGAGGGGAGCTAATGAAAAACTGGCAGTGGCAGAG GTGAGagcagaaaacttaaaaaaagagaaagatatcTTGAAGATGTCAGATGTGCGGTTGACTCAGCAACGTGAGTCTTTGTTAGTTGAACAAAGAGGACAGAACTTGCTGCTTACTAATTTACGAACTATTCAG GGAATACTGGAGAGGTCCGAGACAGAAACGAAACAAAGACTCACTAATCAGATTGAAAAGCTAGAGCGTGAGATATCTCAGCTGAAGAAGAAACTAGAAAATGAGGTGGAACAAAGACATTCCCTTACCAAAAATCAAGAG GTTCATATCCTGGATCTTAAGAGGCAGCTTGAGACTGAAACAAACCGTCACGTTAACACAAAGGAACTTTTAAAGAATGCCCAGAAAGAAACTACCATGTTGAAACAGCAGCTTAACAACACGGAGGCTCAGCTCGCATCTCAGTCGTCAGTGAGGGCTCCAGGGAAGG GTCAGCCTAATGCAAATGAAGATGTGGATGATCTTGTAAGTCGACTAAGACAAGCTGATGAACAAGTTAACGACCTGAGAGAAAGACTCAAGACTAGTTCTAGTAATGTGGAACAGTACAGGGCCATGGTTCTTAGTCTAGAGGAGTCCCTTAATAAGGAAAAACAA GTGACGGAGGAAGTTCGTGCAACAGTTGAAGCTCGCCTGAAGGAGTCTTCAGAGTATCAAGCCCAGCTAGAAAAGAAGTTGATGgagtcagagaaagaaaagcaagaactgcaagaggagaagcgtAAAGCTGTGGAGAATATGGAACAGCAG CTGTCAGAACTGAAGAAGAGTCTGTCCACCATGCAATCAGAAGTTCAGGAAGCTTTGCAGAGAGCCAGCACCGCTCTAAATAATGAACAGCAAGCCAGACGTGACTGCCAGGAACAG GCAAAGATGGCTTCTGAAGCGCAAAATAAATATGAACGGGAGTTAATGCTTCATGCTGCTGATGTTGAAGCATTACAGGCTATTAAAGAGCAAGTTGCCAAGAACGCAGCGGtgaggcagcagctggaggatgcCGCTCAGAAAGCGGAGTCTGAATTATTAGAGTGCAAAGCCTCgtgggaggagagagagagaatgatCAAG GATGAAGCTTCCAAACTCGCATCCCGCTGTGAagatttggaaaaacaaaatcgATTATTACATGAACAGCTGGAAAGCCTGAGTGACAAGATGGTGACTTCGATGAAGGAAGCCGTGCCAGCTGCAGTGAATGTTTCTCTCAATGAGGAGGGCAAATCCCAGGAGCAAATCTTGGAAATTCTTAG ATTTATACGTCGAGAAAAGGAGATTGCAGAAACTAGATTTGAAGTGGCCCAGGTGGAGAGTTTGCGGTACCGGCAGAGAGTTGAGCACCTGGAAAGGGAACTCCAGGAACTGCAGGACAGTCTCAATGCCGAGAGGGAGAAGGTGCAG GTGACAGCAAAAACCATTGCGCAGCATgaagaattaatgaaaaaaactgAGACCATGAACGTACTGATAGAAACCAACAAGATgctaagagaagagaaggagagacTGGAACAAGAGCTACAACAAATTCAAGCAAAG GTACGCAAGCTTGAGGCAGACATCCTACCTCTGCAAGAGTCTAATGCTGAACTGAGTGAGAAAAGTGGGATGTTGCAGGCGGAGAAAAAGCTGTTGGAAGAAGATGTTAAACGCTGGAAAGCCCGGACTCAG CATTTATTGAGCCAACAGAAGGATACTGATCTTGAAGAGTACCGGAAGCTGCTTGCGGAGAGGGAAGCAAACACCAAGCGCATACAACAAATGAGTGAAGAAACGGGCAGGCTTAAAGCAGAAATAGCCAG AACTAATGCATCCTTGACTACAAGCCAGAATCTTGTTCAGAGCCTGAAGGATGAAGTAActaaaataagaacagaaaaggaTACTTTACAGAAAGAACTGGATGCTAAAGTGGCTGACAtacaagaaaaagtgaaaactaTAACACAGGTCAAGAAAATTGGGCGCAGGTACAAGACTCAATATGAGGAGCTGAAAGCACAGCACGATAAG ATGGTTGCGGAAGCATCAACTCAGCCTCTTGTagaacaacaagaacaacaagtTTCTGCCCAGGAAGTACAAGAGCTGAAAGACGCTCTCGGTCAAGCTGAAGTGAAGACAAAGGCTTTGGAGGCTCAGGTTGAAAGTTTACAAAAG ACTATATCAGAAAAGGAAACGGAAGTTAGAAATCTTCAGGAGCAGATCACACAACTACAATCAGAACTTGCTCGTTTTCATCAAGATCTGCAAGAGAAGACTACGCAGGAGGAACAGCTCAGGCAACAGATCactgagaaggaagagaaaacgAGGAAGACCTTGCTTGCGGCTAAGCAGAAAATCGCACAGTTAGCTG gTACAAAAGAACAgctaacaaaagaaaatgaagagtgGAAGCAAAAGAGCAGCTCATTAGAAGAGCAGAAGACTGAACTGGAGGTGCGGATGAGCGCACTGAAATCCCAGTACGAAGGTCGAATCTGCCGTCTGGAAAGAGAgctcagagagcagcaggagcgCCACCACGAGCAGCGGGATGAGCCGCCAGAGTCTACAAACAAG GTCCCAGAACAGCAGAGGCAAATCTCTCTCAAGTCTACGCCAGCTTCAGGTGAACGAGGAAT TGCTAGCACTTCAGATCCACCAACGGCAAATATTAAACCAACTCCTGTTGTGTCAACTCCAAGTAAAGTGACTGCTGCTGCGATAGCTGGGAATAAATCTACTCCGAGAGCCAGTATCCGCCCGATGGTGACACCTGCTACTGTCACTAATCCTACCACTACTCCGACAGCCACAGTTATGCCCACAACGCAGGTGGAGACTCAGGAAG CCATGCAGTCAGAGGGACCCGTGGAGCATGTTCCAGTCTTCGGCAGCACCAGTGGGTCTGTGCGTTCCACCAGCCCCAACGTCCAGACGTCTCTGTCTCAGCCCATCCTGACTGTTCAGCAGCAGACTCAAGCCACGGCGTTTGTGCagcccacccagcaaagccaccCTCAGATTGAGCCCGCTGCACAGGAGCCGTCCCCTGCCATCGTGGAGGTCGTACAGAGCTCACAGATAGAGAGGCCCTCCACTTCCACAGCCGTCTTTGGCAcag TTTCAGCTACTCCAAGTTCTTCGCTGTCTAAACGTCCgcgagaggaagaggaagataaCACTGTGGAAAACTCGGACCAAATTTCAGAGGAAACGGTGGATGTGCCTCTTCCGAAGAAACTGAGAAGCGTACAGAGAGTTGGACCTGAG GAGGAAGTGACAGCAGAAGAAAGCACTGATGGTGAGGTAGAAGCTCAAACATACAATCAAGACTCACAGGACTCAATTGGAGAA GGTGTTACCCAGGGAGAGTACACTCCCATGGAGGACAgcgaagaaacttctcagtctATCCCGATAGATCTTGGACCTCTCCAGTCAGATCAACCAAATAATTCGTCATCCCAGGATGGTCAGTCTAAGAGAGATGATGTCATCGTAATTGACAgtgatgatgaagatgatgatgatgaagaaaatgaaggagaGCAGGAA gACTAtgaggatgaggaagaagaTGACGAGGATGATGATGAAGACACGGGGATGGGAGATGAAGGCGATGACAGTAATGAAGGAACTGGTAGCGCTGATGGCAATGATGGATATGAAGCAGATGATGCTGAG ggtGCTGATGGCACAGATCCTGGAACAGAAACTGAGGAAAGCATGGGAGGAGGCGAAAGCAACCAGAGGGCAGCGGATTCCCAAAACAGCG GAGAAGGGAGTACAAGCGCTGCGGAGTCCACCTTTCCTCACGAAAGCCCACGAGAACAGCAGCCATCGTCTGCCTCGGAGAGACAGGCCCCGCGGCCCCCCCAGTCACCGCGCAGACCCCCGCATCCCCTGCCCCCACGACTCACCATTCATGCTCCTCCTCAAGAACTGGGTCCCCCAGTGCAG AGAATCCAGATGAGTCGGAGACAGTCAGTGGGGCGTGGACTTCAGCTGACTCCTGGTATAGGTGGAATG cagcagcacttctTTGATGATGAGGACAGAACAGTTCCAAGCACGCCAACTCTTGTAGTTCCACATCGTACAGATGGGTTTGCAGAAGCCATTCA TTCCCCCCAGGTAGCTGGAGTTCCTAGATTCAGATTTGGACCCCCTGAAGATATGCCCCAAACCAGCTCGAGTCACTCAGATCTTGGTCAGCTGGCATCACAAGGAG GTTTAGGAATGTATGAAACCCCACTATTCCTTGCTCATGAGGAAGAATCGGGTGGTCGCAGCGTTCCCACAACACCGTTACAAGTAGCAGCACCAG TGACAGTTTTTACCGAGAGTGCGTCAGCCGATGCTTCAGAGCACGCTTCTCAGTCTGTGCCCATGGTGACCACATCTACCGGCAACCTGTCCACCACCACGGAGCCTGGAGCGGGTGACGACGGGGACGAAGTTTTTGCAGAGGCAGAGTCTGAAGG AATTACTTCAGAAGCAGGCCTAGAAATTGATAGCCAGCAAGAAGAAGAATCTGTTCAGGCATCTGATGAGTCAGATCTTCCTTCAACTAGTCAAGATCCTCCTTCTAGTTCATCTGCAG ACACAAGCAGCAATCAGCCGAAGCCGTTTCGCCGTGTCCGACTTCAGCCACCGACATTGAGAACTGGTGTTCGGGGTCGCCAGTTCAACAGACAGAGGG GTGTAACTCATGCAATGGGAGGCAGAGGAGGCCTGAACAGAGGCAACATTAATTAA